In Arcobacter sp. LA11, the sequence TTTTAAGAACTTTCCATCAGGTCCATAAACAAAAGATTCCGGAAACATTTTAACATCATCAAAAGCTTTTGCTATTCTATAATTCTCTTCTCCAATTGTTACAGGAAAATTTATTTTATATTTTGTCATAAAATCTGCTAACTCTTTAACATCTTTATTTTTTTCTACTAATATACCAATAATTTGGAACTTATCTTTATGTTTTTCCTGTAAAGAGGTTAAAATTGGCATCTCTCTAAGACAAGGAGCACACCAAGTTGCCCAAAAATTTAGCATCACATATTTGCCATTTAATTGTTTTGATGTTAAAACATCATTTTCAACTTTAAACTCGATTGTATTACCATCTGTAGTTTTAAATGAGTAATTTTTATTACTCTGTGCTTTTAATTCTTTAAAGCTTTTATTATCTTCAATAATAGTTGTTGCTTCTTCATCTGAATTACATCCACTAAATATTAGTATCGCAATAAGCGAACTAAAAATTAAAAAAAGTTTTTTCATTTTTTTCCCTTACTTATAGATTTCTGATTCTACTAAATCTAAAAAATCTTGATAAATTAATTTTTCAAGTTTTTTTCCATTTACAAAAAAAGTAGGAGTTCCTCTTACACCAAGAGTTGCTGCATCTTGTCTATCTAATGCTAACATATCACTAATATCAATTGTATCCGCATCTTGTTTTAATTTCTCTACATCAAGACCTTCAATATTTGGTAAAAAATTCCAAAGAAGTTGAGGATTTGGATTATTTTTTGCTGCCCAAGCTGGTTGATATTTATATACTAAATCAGTCACTTCTTTATATTTATTTTGTTTTCTAGATGCTTCCATTATTTTTATAACATATTCAGAATTTCTATGATTTGCTAAATATCTTATAACTAAATGTATATCTTCGTAATATTCTTTATAAATATTATATATTGCTGGATGAAAAGTTCTACAAGCAGGACATTCAGGATCAGTAAACTCTGTAATGATAATATTCTTTTTATTATCACCCATTCTTACAGAATGGTCTCTAACAAAAGGAGCTCCTTTTGAACTAGTTTTTGCTAAAGTTTCAACGTTTGATGATTCACTTTTTTTAAATCCTATAATCGCACCAATAAATACTAAAGCTAATACAGCTACTGAAATAAAAACAATTTTTTTATTTTGCATTGTTACCCTTTTTTAAACCTATAATTAAAAAAATAAAAATTAATGAATATGAAAGTAAAGATAAAAATGGAATATTTATAAATCCAAAATACTCAAAATATTCAGTTGAACAAGGAACTCCTTGTCTACAAGGAACTACACTTTCAGGGATTATTCCCCACATCAATAAATTATGATAAATTGAAAAGAAAAGTCCTACAAGAACTATAGGAAAAGAATACTTAAAAATCTTATCATCAGGATAAAGTAAATTTATTAAAAATATTAAAACAAGTGGATACATAAATATTCTTTGATACCAACACATTGAACAAGGTATAAACTCCATAATTTCACTAAAAAATAAAGAACCAAGAGTAGCAGTTGAAGCTACTAAAAAACTTAAAAAAACTAATGTGGAATTCATTGTTTTATTATCCATAATTATCCTAATAAAAAATTTTGTGATTATATCTAAATCTTGTGGAGACTATGTGGATTTACGTCTACTTTTTTTATACTCTTTTCTTATTTCTTGTGCAAGTTTATGAACAGCCATAGCATAATAATTACTTCTATTATACCTTGTAATTACATAAAAATTTTTTGTACCATACCATAATTCGTCATGTCTATATCTATCAAGCTTAACTAGATGTACTTTTTTATTATAATAGAACCTTCCACTTCTTGGTTTAATTCCTTTAAGTCTTGAGCGCTTATACTTATACTTAAATCCTGTTTTTAATCGTGTAAATCTTTTTCCCTTATAAGAGACTCTAGTTGCAACTGGTATTTTTCTATTCCAACCTGATTTATTAAAATAATTTGCAATACTTCCTATTGCATCAATGTCATGATTTAGATTTACTTTTCCATCTTTATTAAAATCTACTGCTAATTTTTTAAAATTACTTGGCATAAATTGAGCTAATCCAATTGCTCCTGCAAATGAACCATAAACTTTTTTTGGGTTTTGTTTTTCTTTTTTCATTAATTTTAAAAAAGCTTTCAACTCACTTTTAAAAAATTTATTTCGTCGATTTTCTTCAAAAGCTAATGTTACAAGAGCATCAAATACAGGATAAGTTCCTGTATATTCTCCATAATAACTTTCTATACCAATAATAGCTGTAATATATTCAGATTGTACTCCATATTTTTTATATGCTTTATATAAAGCTTTTTTATTTCTTTTCATAAATTCAACACCAAGATCTACTCTTCTTTGTGTTAAAAGCTTTTTTTCATACCTATCCCAACTGCCATGATATCGCTTAGTTTCAAAATCTGGCCTTTTCACTTTTGTATAATATTTTAAAGATGAAGTTTGAACAAAAACCTTTGAAAATAGTTTTTTTAAATCATTTTTCTTGAACTTGTCTTTTTTTACAAGTTCATTTATGAATCTTTTAACTTCAAGATTTTTATTATAATTCTTTGTATATGCAAAAAGATTTGTAGATAAAAATAGTGCTAATATTACTTTAAAAATGTTCTTTGTTTTCATAACAAAACAATATCATAAAATATAAAAAAATCATATAAAAAATTATAAGTAGAAAATTAAATCTAGTTTAAAATTAAAAAATAGATAATTTACAAAAAAAATTATAATCTTGATTGAGATACAATTTTTCCATAAAGACCAAACTAAAGGATTCAAAATGAAAAAAGGTATAGCATTAATTTTAAGCTCAATGTTTATTTTAGTCTCTGTTGCATTTGCTGAACATCATGGTGAAAAAAAGATGATGGAAAAGAAAATGATGAAAAAAGAAATGATGAAAAAAGAAAGACCTAACAATATTGATAAAAATAATGTAGGTATTACAGAGGCAGAACAACCTGATCAAACAGATCCAACGCTTATAGAAGGTAATTTAGAAAATAACGATTTTAAAAACTAAGAGAAATCCTCTTAGTTTTTAGTAAGTTTTACTTTCTTATAGATGTTGCTGTTAAAAATATATAATATTTTCCAGTTAAAGTCACTCTGAATTTCTTTTGTTGAAGATACTTCTTACAAAAAAATGCATCTTTATAAAGTATAGACATCTCAGAAAATGAATAATTTGGAGCTTTTGCACCATAAATAATTTCACCATCAATCCACCTACAGTTAGGGAATCCAAGTATCATCGAACCATCATTATTTAGATAGTTCTGAACAATATCCATAAAAGTTTTATTGAAATCCAAATTTGAGCTTTGCAAAGTTCCTATTGAAATAATCAAATCAAATTTTCCCAAAGCTAGCTCATCTAAGCAATTTATATCTTGTGCATAGAATTTTACATTTGTTTTTTCTTTAAACTTATCTTTTGCAAAGGCTATAGCAGATTCGCAATAATCTATTCCTACAAACTCATGTTCTGGAAATTTATCATATATACTTTCAATTATTTCAAATTCTTCACCAGTGTTAACACCTAAATTTAAAATTCTTTTTCTCTTTTCTATCTTTACATTTTGTAATGCTTCAAAATATGATAATAAAACTTCAGGTTCTTCATTTTTATTTATTTCAAAAAAAGTTGACCCTACTCCATACTTTTCCTCTTTTTCACTATTTTTATTATGAAAACTATCAGTTAAATCAAGTTTTTCAAACTCTAAACGAACATATACTTCAGAAACTTTAATTGGAGTTAACATTCTAGAAAAAAGTTTTTGAGCTAAATCTTGCCAAGCTTTATAACCTCTATAAAGGTACTCTTTTTTATCAATTATTACAATTTCACCTGCATATTTTGACTTAAATAAATCAGGATTTAATACTTCAAATTGGCAAGTTTTCTCTTTTTCTAGATTTTTTTTAACTATTTGAATTATTTCAAACATAGATTCTGATGTAAATCTTATCATTTATTAATACTTTTTATTTTGATTATATCAAATTATGATTTATTAGCTGTTTGAACTATTAGAATTTATAAATTCCTATTTATCATATTATTATTATATTTATGTATTATACTATTTATAAATCTAAATATGGGTCAAAGATGATATTTCAGAATGAAAAACAGCTATTAAAAATAATAAAATATACACCAAGTATTTTTATACTAACAATTTCTATAATAACACTAACTATTCAATTTGCAGAAAATAATAGAACTTTTGAAATTGAAAAAGAAAAAATAAGAACTGAATTTACTACACGAAATAAAAATATCATTAAACAAGAAATAGATGAAGTATATGATTTTATAAAAAGAGAACAACAATCAACACAAAAAGAGTTAAAAGAATCTCTAAAAAATGCAGTTAACAACGCTTATGCAATTGCAAATACAATATATCAAAATAATCAAGATAAAGATCCAGTTTTTATAAAAAAACTAATTGTTGATGCACTTAGAAATATAAGGTTCAATAAAAATAGAGGTTATTTCTTTATATATGAAAACACTGGAAAAAATATTCTACTTCCACATAACCCAGAACTTGAAGGAAATGACTTTTGGAAGCATCAAGATTCAAAAGGCGCTTACGTTATTCAAGATATGGTAAGTCTTTTAAAGAAAAAAGATGAAGCTTTTTATCAATGGCATTGGTATAATCCAACTAACCCAGATAAACAAAAAACAAAAATTGGTCTCGTACGAAACTTTAAACCTTTTGAATGGTTTATTGGTACAGGTGAATATATAGAAGAGTATGAAGTTGAAATAAAAGAGAAGATATTAGATTTTGTAAAAAATGTAAATTTAAATGAAGATGGATATATCTTTATCATTGATTATGATTTAATCTATTTAAGTCACATACGAAAAGACTATATCGGGAAACACGCCATTACGAATAATGATGCAGTAGGAACAAAAGAGGTAATAGATAAACTCTTACAAATTGCAAAAAATGGTGAAGGCTACTATAGTTATGTACAAAATAGAAAACCAGGAAGTGAACAACCTACTAAAAAAGTAAGCTATGTTAAAGGTCTTGATAACTGGTCATGGATTATAGGAACTGGTTTTTACGAAGATGACATGAATATGGCAATTATTCAAAAAAGAAAAGATTTAGATGAAAAATTTAAAGAATATGTTTATCAAATCTTAAAAGTGACAATCCTAATAACAATTATACTATTACTACTATCAATCTATTTTTCTAGAATATTACAAAATAAATTTATTAAATACAAAAAAGAGATTAAAGAACATATCAACAAAAATACAAAACAGCAAAATATTATGGCACAAAAAACTAAAATGGCTGCCATGGGTGAAATGATAGGAAATATTGCCCATCAATGGAGACAACCTCTATCTACTATTACAACAACTGCAACTGGATTAAAGATACAAAAAGAGATGAATATACTTGAAGATAGTTTCTTAATTGAAGGATTATCAGGAATAAATGATTCAGCACAATATTTATCAAAAACAATTGATGATTTTAGAAACTTTTTCAAAACAAATAAAAATGAAGTAGAATTTAGTATAAAAGATACTATTTGTAGAGCAATATCTCTTTGTAGTGCTCAATTGTATAACTTAGAAATTGATATAGTTAAAGATATAAAAGATATCAAAATAACTAATTTTGAAAATGAATTTATTCAAGTAATTATCAATATTTTAACAAATGCAAAAGATGAATTAACAAAAAAGAATAAAGATTTTAAGAAAATAATTTTCATAAAAGTTAAAAAAGTAAAAGGTTTTGTTTCTATAGAAATAAAAGACAATGCTGGAGGAATTCCTAAAAATCTAAAAAATAGAGTCTTTGAACCATATTTTACAACTAAACATAAAAGCCAAGGAACTGGTATTGGTCTATATATGTGTAAAGAAATAATTGAAAAAAATATGAAAGGTTCATTAGAAGTAGAAAACTGTAAATATGAACATGACAATACATACTTTATAGGAGCTTGCTTTAAAATAAAGTTACCACTTAATAAATAATATACATTTTGTCATTAACTTGTAGCTATTCCATGCTATAATAATTTTATGAAAGAAAAAGTATATGTATTAGATACGAATATCATTTTACAAAATGTGCAAAACTTAAG encodes:
- the mltB gene encoding lytic murein transglycosylase B; this translates as MKTKNIFKVILALFLSTNLFAYTKNYNKNLEVKRFINELVKKDKFKKNDLKKLFSKVFVQTSSLKYYTKVKRPDFETKRYHGSWDRYEKKLLTQRRVDLGVEFMKRNKKALYKAYKKYGVQSEYITAIIGIESYYGEYTGTYPVFDALVTLAFEENRRNKFFKSELKAFLKLMKKEKQNPKKVYGSFAGAIGLAQFMPSNFKKLAVDFNKDGKVNLNHDIDAIGSIANYFNKSGWNRKIPVATRVSYKGKRFTRLKTGFKYKYKRSRLKGIKPRSGRFYYNKKVHLVKLDRYRHDELWYGTKNFYVITRYNRSNYYAMAVHKLAQEIRKEYKKSRRKST
- a CDS encoding disulfide oxidoreductase, translating into MDNKTMNSTLVFLSFLVASTATLGSLFFSEIMEFIPCSMCWYQRIFMYPLVLIFLINLLYPDDKIFKYSFPIVLVGLFFSIYHNLLMWGIIPESVVPCRQGVPCSTEYFEYFGFINIPFLSLLSYSLIFIFLIIGLKKGNNAK
- a CDS encoding class I SAM-dependent methyltransferase, coding for MIRFTSESMFEIIQIVKKNLEKEKTCQFEVLNPDLFKSKYAGEIVIIDKKEYLYRGYKAWQDLAQKLFSRMLTPIKVSEVYVRLEFEKLDLTDSFHNKNSEKEEKYGVGSTFFEINKNEEPEVLLSYFEALQNVKIEKRKRILNLGVNTGEEFEIIESIYDKFPEHEFVGIDYCESAIAFAKDKFKEKTNVKFYAQDINCLDELALGKFDLIISIGTLQSSNLDFNKTFMDIVQNYLNNDGSMILGFPNCRWIDGEIIYGAKAPNYSFSEMSILYKDAFFCKKYLQQKKFRVTLTGKYYIFLTATSIRK
- a CDS encoding cache domain-containing protein gives rise to the protein MIFQNEKQLLKIIKYTPSIFILTISIITLTIQFAENNRTFEIEKEKIRTEFTTRNKNIIKQEIDEVYDFIKREQQSTQKELKESLKNAVNNAYAIANTIYQNNQDKDPVFIKKLIVDALRNIRFNKNRGYFFIYENTGKNILLPHNPELEGNDFWKHQDSKGAYVIQDMVSLLKKKDEAFYQWHWYNPTNPDKQKTKIGLVRNFKPFEWFIGTGEYIEEYEVEIKEKILDFVKNVNLNEDGYIFIIDYDLIYLSHIRKDYIGKHAITNNDAVGTKEVIDKLLQIAKNGEGYYSYVQNRKPGSEQPTKKVSYVKGLDNWSWIIGTGFYEDDMNMAIIQKRKDLDEKFKEYVYQILKVTILITIILLLLSIYFSRILQNKFIKYKKEIKEHINKNTKQQNIMAQKTKMAAMGEMIGNIAHQWRQPLSTITTTATGLKIQKEMNILEDSFLIEGLSGINDSAQYLSKTIDDFRNFFKTNKNEVEFSIKDTICRAISLCSAQLYNLEIDIVKDIKDIKITNFENEFIQVIINILTNAKDELTKKNKDFKKIIFIKVKKVKGFVSIEIKDNAGGIPKNLKNRVFEPYFTTKHKSQGTGIGLYMCKEIIEKNMKGSLEVENCKYEHDNTYFIGACFKIKLPLNK
- a CDS encoding thioredoxin domain-containing protein yields the protein MQNKKIVFISVAVLALVFIGAIIGFKKSESSNVETLAKTSSKGAPFVRDHSVRMGDNKKNIIITEFTDPECPACRTFHPAIYNIYKEYYEDIHLVIRYLANHRNSEYVIKIMEASRKQNKYKEVTDLVYKYQPAWAAKNNPNPQLLWNFLPNIEGLDVEKLKQDADTIDISDMLALDRQDAATLGVRGTPTFFVNGKKLEKLIYQDFLDLVESEIYK
- a CDS encoding TlpA disulfide reductase family protein — its product is MKKLFLIFSSLIAILIFSGCNSDEEATTIIEDNKSFKELKAQSNKNYSFKTTDGNTIEFKVENDVLTSKQLNGKYVMLNFWATWCAPCLREMPILTSLQEKHKDKFQIIGILVEKNKDVKELADFMTKYKINFPVTIGEENYRIAKAFDDVKMFPESFVYGPDGKFLKKYIGEVEFSDIENLINK